One genomic window of Trichomycterus rosablanca isolate fTriRos1 chromosome 1, fTriRos1.hap1, whole genome shotgun sequence includes the following:
- the ccdc136b gene encoding coiled-coil domain-containing protein 136 isoform X1 — protein sequence MDCGLRLPPVIEEVMDPADDLCELKVEHPILADKLTDKERGSLEENEEKEEKEVEVGNGEKGLEEEKEVKEEKSEDEQMEEMRTLEEEEEELEELRAQVVHLLLELEDARMVSQRHVDSYTELQGILEDERLASAHQAERFTKEIQRLQAQLRSVQEELDSLEEEKASELWEAQEELRLAQEEVQELQQAAEEAAAERENDIALLQEELCKLRAELARLHNTTQEYELELTTLRAEISMKSQRQDDQEQAETEGAVGQLKDKCLSLTDECQILRHDNKQLAEKLHLLEQQRAREAHDNAEDRSKKNKQKEDEEEAIKPEAYMSILNSEQSSYKEGIHVQKSILSEDQAVNPVKGSEEFPEVSSLQDQLKEADEKASQVQRECEGLKGELLELQGLYESSQKERAELEAELQRCRAELDRLAGRKAQNSCPPSESPILSIPFIGMIVIMALIWCCWTELLS from the exons ATGATCTATGCGAGCTAAAGGTGGAGCACCCGATTTTAGCTGATAAACTGACCGACAAAGAGCGAGGATCTCTGGAGGAGAATGAAGAGAAGGAAGAAAAGGAGGTGGAGGTGGGGAATGGAGAGAAGGGTCTGGAAGAGGAAAAAGAGGTAAAGGAGGAAAAATCAGAAGATGAACAGATGGAGGAGATGAGAACattagaggaggaggaggaggaactgGAGGAGCTACGAGCACAGGTGGTTCATCTGCTCTTGGAATTGGAGGACGCCAGGATGGTGTCCCAGCGACATGTGGACAGCTACACTGAGCTGcagg GTATTTTGGAGGATGAACGCTTAGCCAGTGCTCATCAGGCTGAAAGATTCACAAAAGAAATCCAACGACTTCAAG CCCAGCTTCGCTCGGTGCAGGAGGAACTGGACAGTCTTGAGGAGGAAAAGGCCAGTGAGTTATGGGAGGCTCAGGAGGAGCTGCGATTGGCACAGGAGGAGGTGCAGGAGCTGCAGCAGGCAGCCGAGGAGGCTGCGGCTGAGCGGGAGAATGACATTGCTCTCCTACAGGAGGAGCTGTGCAAACTGCGGGCCGAGTTGGCGAGACTGCACAACACCACACAGGAATATGAATTAGAGCTGACCACCCTACGGGCAGAAATTAGCATGAAGAGCCAACGCCAGGATGACCAGGAACAAGCAGAAACAGAGG GGGCTGTGGGTCAGCTGAAGGACAAATGTCTCTCCCTGACGGATGAGTGTCAGATTCTGAGACATGACAACAAGCAGCTTGCTGAGAAACTGCATTTGCTTGAACAGCAGAGAGCCAG AGAAGCACATGACAATGCAGAAGATAGAAGCAAGAAGAATAAGCAgaaggaggatgaggaggaggcAATAAAACCTGAAGCCTACATGAGCATTTTAAACTCGGAGCAAAGCAGTTATAAGGAAGGCATTCACGTTCAGAAGAGTATACTGAGTGAAGACCAGGCTGTAAATCCTGTGAAGGGAAGTGAGGAGTTTCCTGAAGTGTCTTCTCTACAAGATCAACTCAAAGAGGCTGATGAGAAGGCGTCTCAGGTTCAAAGAGAG TGTGAAGGGTTAAAGGGAGAACTTCTTGAGCTGCAAGGTCTTTATGAAAGCAGTCAAAAGGAGAGGGCTGAATTGGAGGCGGAGCTACAGCGCTGCAGGGCAGAGCTTGATAGGCTGGCAGGTAGAAAGGCCCAG AACTCCTGTCCTCCATCTGAGTCCCCTATTCTCTCCATACCCTTCATAGGAATGATTGTAATAATGGCGCTGATATGGTGCTGCTGGACGGAGCTCTTGTCCTAA